In Paraburkholderia sprentiae WSM5005, a genomic segment contains:
- a CDS encoding LysR family transcriptional regulator: MQLDDMRIYVATVDAHNFTAAANRLSLSKQFVSRRVMGLEEALGVQLLIRNTRKLAVTDLGQEFYERAKRILGEVEDAEQAMSLRRAAPRGLLRVSAPMSFGMMHLSPLVAAFLREHRDVRFDMELSDRAVDVVGEGFDMAIRIGTLADSSLIAQKLIDVKMVACCSPGYLRRRGNPAVPADLAKHQCLLYGHGGAVSWEFSVDGAMTSIEVRGPLRANNGDLIRDAAVAGLGIVRLPDFIVADALANGQLVPVLEAFLPTATGVYAVYPQHRQSSVTIRAFVEFLRKHLRKKLAG; encoded by the coding sequence ATGCAGCTCGATGACATGCGGATCTACGTGGCCACTGTCGACGCCCATAATTTCACCGCGGCGGCGAACCGGCTGTCGCTGTCGAAACAGTTCGTGAGCCGCCGTGTGATGGGGCTGGAAGAAGCGCTCGGCGTGCAACTGTTGATTCGCAACACGCGCAAGCTGGCGGTGACCGATCTGGGCCAAGAGTTTTACGAGCGCGCAAAGCGCATCCTCGGCGAGGTCGAGGACGCCGAGCAGGCCATGTCGCTGCGCCGCGCCGCGCCGCGCGGGCTGCTGCGCGTGAGCGCGCCGATGTCGTTTGGAATGATGCATCTGTCGCCGCTCGTCGCGGCGTTTCTGCGCGAGCATCGCGACGTGCGCTTCGACATGGAACTGAGCGACCGCGCCGTCGATGTGGTCGGCGAAGGCTTCGACATGGCGATCCGCATCGGCACGCTGGCGGATTCGTCGCTGATCGCGCAGAAGCTGATCGATGTGAAGATGGTCGCGTGTTGCAGCCCCGGCTATCTACGTCGACGCGGCAACCCGGCCGTGCCGGCCGATCTCGCGAAGCACCAGTGTCTGCTGTACGGTCACGGCGGCGCGGTCAGCTGGGAGTTCAGCGTCGACGGCGCAATGACGAGCATCGAGGTGCGAGGGCCGTTGCGGGCCAATAACGGCGATCTGATTCGCGATGCCGCGGTGGCGGGACTTGGCATCGTTCGGCTTCCCGACTTCATCGTCGCCGATGCGCTGGCGAATGGCCAGCTCGTACCGGTGCTCGAAGCCTTCCTGCCGACGGCGACGGGCGTCTATGCCGTGTATCCGCAGCATCGGCAAAGCTCGGTCACGATCCGCGCATTCGTCGAGTTTCTGCGCAAGCATCTCAGGAAGAAGCTCGCGGGTTGA
- a CDS encoding 1-aminocyclopropane-1-carboxylate deaminase, whose translation MNLQRFPRYPLTFGPTPIQPLKRLSEHLGGKVELYAKREDCNSGLAFGGNKTRKLEYLIPDALAQGCDTLVSIGGIQSNQTRQVAAVAAHLGLKCVLVQENWVNYSDAVYDRVGNIQMSRIMGADVRLVPDGFDIGFRKSWEDALDSVRAAGGKPYAIPAGCSDHPLGGLGFVGFAEEVRQQEAELGFRFDYIVVCSVTGSTQAGMVVGFAADGRADRVIGIDASAKPAQTREQIMRIAKRTAERVELGRDITAKDIVLDERYGGPEYGLPNDGTLEAIRLCARLEGMLTDPVYEGKSMHGMIDKVRNGEFPAGSRVLYAHLGGVPALSAYSFIFRDG comes from the coding sequence ATGAACCTGCAACGATTCCCCCGCTACCCGCTCACCTTCGGACCGACGCCGATCCAGCCGCTCAAGCGGCTGAGCGAACATCTCGGCGGCAAGGTCGAGCTTTATGCCAAGCGCGAGGACTGCAATAGCGGCCTCGCGTTCGGCGGCAACAAGACCCGCAAGCTCGAATATCTGATCCCCGACGCGCTCGCGCAGGGCTGCGACACGCTGGTGTCGATCGGCGGCATCCAGTCGAATCAGACGCGCCAGGTCGCGGCGGTTGCCGCGCATCTCGGTCTGAAATGCGTACTCGTGCAGGAAAACTGGGTCAACTACTCGGATGCGGTGTACGACCGTGTCGGCAACATCCAGATGTCGCGCATCATGGGCGCCGACGTGCGGCTCGTGCCGGACGGCTTCGACATCGGCTTTCGCAAGAGTTGGGAAGACGCGCTCGACAGCGTGCGCGCGGCCGGCGGCAAGCCGTACGCGATTCCGGCCGGCTGCTCGGATCATCCGCTGGGTGGGCTCGGCTTCGTGGGCTTTGCCGAAGAGGTGCGTCAGCAGGAAGCCGAACTGGGCTTCAGGTTCGATTACATCGTCGTGTGTTCGGTGACGGGTAGCACCCAGGCGGGCATGGTCGTCGGTTTTGCCGCCGACGGCCGCGCCGATCGCGTGATCGGCATCGACGCATCGGCGAAACCGGCGCAGACGCGCGAGCAGATCATGCGCATCGCGAAGCGAACCGCCGAGCGCGTCGAGTTGGGCCGCGACATCACCGCGAAGGACATCGTGCTCGACGAGCGCTACGGCGGGCCGGAATACGGTCTGCCGAACGACGGCACACTCGAGGCGATCCGTCTGTGCGCGCGACTCGAAGGCATGCTGACCGATCCGGTCTACGAAGGCAAGTCGATGCACGGCATGATCGACAAGGTGCGCAACGGCGAATTTCCGGCCGGCTCGCGCGTGCTGTATGCGCATCTGGGCGGCGTGCCGGCGTTGAGCGCGTATAGCTTTATTTTCCGCGACGGCTGA
- a CDS encoding Lrp/AsnC family transcriptional regulator, whose product MNATKVRAGSKPSGATPTPPKAQADPHHGLDRIDRAILRQLQTDASISNVALAAKVKLSPPACLRRVERLKESGLIRSVVALLDPKAAGAGMLVIIGVVLDRSTPESFAEFEKAAQKVAGCMECHVVTGEFDYFMVIRTRDSDSFNRLHAEQLLYLPGVRQIRSFMVLKEILSTTTFPL is encoded by the coding sequence ATGAACGCAACGAAAGTTCGTGCTGGATCGAAACCTTCCGGCGCAACCCCGACTCCGCCCAAGGCGCAGGCCGATCCGCACCACGGGCTAGACCGCATCGATCGCGCGATCCTGCGGCAGTTGCAGACCGACGCGTCGATTTCGAACGTGGCGCTCGCCGCGAAAGTGAAGCTGAGCCCACCCGCGTGTTTGCGGCGTGTCGAACGGTTGAAGGAATCGGGGCTGATTCGCAGCGTGGTCGCATTGCTCGATCCGAAGGCGGCCGGCGCGGGCATGCTCGTGATCATCGGCGTGGTGCTCGATCGCTCGACGCCCGAGTCGTTCGCCGAGTTCGAAAAGGCCGCGCAGAAAGTGGCCGGCTGCATGGAGTGTCACGTGGTGACGGGCGAGTTCGACTATTTCATGGTGATCCGCACGCGCGACAGCGACAGCTTCAATCGCCTGCACGCCGAGCAATTACTTTATCTACCGGGCGTGCGGCAGATCCGCTCGTTCATGGTGCTGAAGGAAATCCTGTCGACCACGACATTTCCGCTCTGA
- the msrA gene encoding peptide-methionine (S)-S-oxide reductase MsrA yields MTGNRRQFFTSFHNTSKRSRTATMALLLGTAALALPLAQRVAFSAEKAVVIAPPALDEPIPASTAHEETAVFAGGCFWGVQGVFQHVRGVTRAVSGYSGGARDTAQYETVSGGETGHAESVQVTFDPGKVSYGKLLQVYFSVVQDPTELNRQGPDSGTQYRSAIFPLNDAQRRVAQSYIAQLDKSHVFPAPIVTKTEPYKGFYPAESYHQNYLTLHPDSAYIAFNDMPKIANLKRLFPELYRDKPVLVDAGQ; encoded by the coding sequence ATGACTGGCAACAGACGGCAATTCTTTACCTCGTTCCACAATACGTCGAAACGCTCACGCACGGCCACGATGGCGTTGCTGCTAGGCACGGCCGCGCTCGCGTTGCCGCTCGCGCAGCGCGTCGCGTTCTCGGCGGAGAAAGCCGTCGTGATCGCGCCGCCCGCGCTCGACGAGCCGATCCCGGCCAGCACCGCGCACGAGGAAACCGCGGTGTTCGCGGGCGGCTGCTTCTGGGGTGTTCAGGGCGTGTTCCAGCACGTGCGGGGCGTCACGCGGGCGGTGTCGGGCTACTCGGGCGGCGCCCGCGACACCGCGCAGTACGAGACCGTCAGCGGCGGCGAGACGGGGCACGCCGAATCGGTGCAAGTCACGTTCGATCCTGGCAAGGTCAGCTACGGCAAGTTGCTGCAGGTTTATTTCTCGGTGGTTCAGGACCCGACCGAGCTCAATCGTCAGGGGCCCGACAGCGGTACGCAATACCGCTCCGCGATCTTTCCGCTGAACGACGCGCAGCGGCGTGTCGCGCAAAGCTATATCGCGCAGCTCGACAAGTCGCACGTGTTCCCCGCGCCGATCGTCACGAAGACGGAGCCGTACAAGGGCTTCTATCCGGCCGAGTCGTATCACCAGAACTATCTGACGTTGCATCCCGATTCGGCCTATATCGCGTTCAATGACATGCCGAAAATCGCCAACCTTAAGCGCCTGTTTCCCGAGCTGTATCGCGACAAGCCGGTGCTCGTCGACGCCGGGCAATAG
- a CDS encoding MipA/OmpV family protein, with product MLNSRRKKRGAMPRHKQTGIAARALVAATLGAMACLPRVVFAQTPSPLAEWQYSAGIPLQKIWQPNIPDWQLRVGVATSFQPRFTGSDRYHLVAGPSVDVRYKDLFFLSSGEGFGVNFVQGENWRMSLAAVYDLGRRGQNDPQELNGLGNINPAPGLKLSGEYVVSKNFPLVLRADIRRYFGGSNGWIGDLGAYLPMPGSTKQFFWFAGPNVTLADSNYMNSWFGVNQEQAAHSQYPQYHASAGFRSVGFGVSMIWLFNKHWFATADGAFEQLVGSAGNSPIARSRSTGVADVSINYRF from the coding sequence GTGTTGAACAGCCGTAGAAAGAAGCGGGGCGCCATGCCCCGCCATAAACAAACCGGCATCGCGGCGCGCGCGCTCGTCGCCGCGACCTTGGGTGCGATGGCCTGCCTGCCTCGCGTGGTCTTCGCGCAGACGCCGTCGCCGCTCGCCGAATGGCAATACTCGGCGGGTATTCCGCTACAGAAAATCTGGCAGCCGAACATTCCGGACTGGCAACTGCGCGTCGGCGTGGCCACGTCGTTCCAGCCGCGCTTCACGGGATCGGACCGCTATCACCTCGTGGCCGGCCCGAGCGTCGACGTGCGCTATAAGGATCTATTCTTCCTGTCGAGCGGCGAAGGCTTCGGCGTCAATTTCGTGCAGGGCGAGAACTGGCGCATGAGTCTCGCCGCGGTCTACGACCTTGGGCGGCGCGGGCAAAACGATCCCCAGGAACTCAACGGGCTCGGCAACATCAACCCGGCGCCGGGTCTGAAGCTGTCGGGCGAGTACGTCGTGTCGAAGAATTTTCCGCTCGTACTGCGCGCCGATATCCGCCGCTATTTCGGCGGTTCGAACGGCTGGATCGGCGATCTCGGCGCCTACCTGCCGATGCCGGGCAGCACGAAGCAGTTTTTCTGGTTCGCCGGCCCGAACGTGACGCTTGCGGACTCCAATTACATGAACAGCTGGTTCGGCGTCAATCAGGAGCAGGCCGCGCATTCGCAGTATCCGCAGTACCACGCGAGCGCGGGCTTCAGGTCGGTGGGTTTCGGCGTCAGTATGATCTGGCTGTTCAACAAGCACTGGTTCGCGACCGCCGACGGCGCGTTCGAGCAGCTGGTCGGTAGCGCGGGCAACAGTCCGATCGCGCGCAGCCGCTCGACCGGCGTCGCCGACGTATCGATCAACTACCGGTTCTGA
- a CDS encoding YncE family protein, whose amino-acid sequence MRTLQHWGLRSAVLSYLVLLVLSAVAGVVLYRIPPAAAQEGAHGLPLTHVADIPLPGRATRLDYESYDPVRHLLFIAHLGDGEVIVFDVGDSRVIARIAGVSSVHGVLAIPDLARVFASATGTDQIVAIDEATLKIVARMPGGHYPDGMAYAPEVHKLYVSNETGNTETVIDVRSNQRVATIPLGGEVGNTQYDPRSHHIFVNVQSRDELIEIDPAVDRIVARFRLPGSEHNHGLLIDAQDRLAFIACQGNDKLLVFDLGARRIIQSFGIGSDPDVLAFDPAPGTLYVAGEAGIVSMFSLRGANIEKIGEGRLGPNAHVVAIDPTTHHSFFALKDVGGRPVLRIMSSP is encoded by the coding sequence ATGAGAACCTTGCAACACTGGGGCTTGCGTTCAGCGGTCCTGTCGTACCTCGTCCTTCTCGTTTTATCCGCAGTTGCAGGCGTTGTGCTGTACAGGATTCCACCCGCCGCCGCGCAAGAAGGAGCCCATGGCCTGCCGCTGACGCATGTCGCCGACATCCCGCTGCCGGGTCGCGCCACGCGGCTCGATTACGAAAGCTACGATCCCGTTCGCCATCTGCTGTTCATCGCCCACCTCGGCGACGGGGAAGTGATCGTCTTCGATGTGGGTGACTCGCGCGTGATCGCACGCATTGCTGGCGTCTCATCCGTTCACGGCGTGCTCGCCATTCCCGACCTGGCACGCGTGTTTGCTTCGGCAACAGGAACGGACCAAATCGTCGCCATCGACGAAGCGACGCTCAAAATAGTCGCGCGCATGCCGGGGGGGCATTATCCGGACGGCATGGCTTACGCGCCGGAGGTGCACAAGCTCTACGTGTCAAACGAGACCGGCAATACCGAGACCGTCATTGACGTTCGCAGCAACCAGCGCGTCGCGACGATTCCGCTTGGCGGCGAGGTCGGCAATACCCAATACGATCCGCGATCCCATCACATCTTCGTCAACGTTCAGAGCCGCGACGAACTCATTGAAATCGACCCTGCCGTCGACCGGATCGTTGCCCGTTTCAGGCTTCCGGGATCCGAACACAATCACGGACTGCTGATTGATGCTCAGGATCGGCTCGCCTTTATCGCCTGCCAGGGAAACGACAAACTGCTCGTTTTCGATTTGGGAGCGCGGCGCATTATCCAGTCGTTCGGCATCGGCAGCGACCCGGACGTGCTCGCGTTCGATCCGGCACCGGGCACGCTTTATGTGGCGGGCGAAGCTGGCATCGTTTCGATGTTCAGCCTCAGAGGCGCGAATATCGAAAAGATCGGTGAAGGCCGTCTCGGACCTAATGCGCATGTCGTCGCCATCGACCCGACTACACATCATTCGTTTTTCGCGCTGAAAGACGTCGGCGGACGTCCAGTGCTTCGTATCATGTCATCGCCATGA
- a CDS encoding amino acid aminotransferase — MFDHIPAYPGDPILSLNEDFQLDPRPNKVNLSIGIYFDDAGKLPVIDAVRRAETALLDAIGPRSYLPMAGLPLYRDTAQALVFGTDSAARAEGRIATLQTLGGSGALKVGADFLKRYFPASQMWISDPSWENHRVVFEGAGLKVNTYPYYDPQTGGLRFADMLAAIDALPAKSIVLLHACCHNPTGVDLSPAQWAELVPVLQRRELIAFVDMAYQGFGAGLEADAAPVRLLADANVPLIVANSFSKNFSLYGERVGALSVVCKSADEAARVAGQLMSAVRANYSNPPTHGARLVANVLADATLRASWEAELGAMRERILAMRKVIHAGLDGRVDEVMRARYVAQRGMFTYTGLSESQVERLRNEYAVYVLRSGRMCVAGLNARNADYVASSIAAVVSGA, encoded by the coding sequence ATGTTCGACCATATTCCCGCCTATCCGGGCGACCCGATTCTGAGCCTGAACGAAGACTTCCAGCTGGACCCCCGGCCGAACAAGGTCAACCTGAGCATCGGCATCTATTTCGACGACGCCGGCAAGCTGCCGGTGATCGACGCGGTGCGCCGCGCCGAAACCGCGCTGCTCGATGCGATCGGCCCGCGCTCGTATTTGCCGATGGCGGGTCTGCCGCTCTATCGCGACACCGCGCAGGCGCTCGTGTTCGGCACCGACAGCGCGGCGCGCGCCGAAGGCCGGATAGCGACGCTGCAAACGCTCGGCGGCTCGGGTGCGCTGAAGGTCGGCGCCGATTTCCTGAAGCGCTACTTCCCCGCCTCGCAAATGTGGATCAGCGATCCGAGCTGGGAAAACCATCGCGTCGTGTTCGAAGGCGCCGGGCTCAAGGTGAACACGTATCCGTACTACGACCCGCAAACGGGCGGCCTACGCTTTGCCGACATGCTCGCCGCGATCGACGCGTTGCCGGCCAAGAGCATCGTGCTGCTGCACGCGTGCTGCCATAACCCGACCGGCGTCGATCTGAGCCCGGCGCAATGGGCGGAACTGGTGCCGGTTTTACAGCGCCGCGAGCTGATCGCATTCGTCGACATGGCCTATCAGGGTTTCGGCGCGGGCCTCGAAGCGGACGCCGCGCCGGTGCGCCTGCTCGCCGACGCGAACGTGCCGCTGATCGTCGCGAACTCGTTCTCGAAGAATTTTTCGCTATACGGCGAGCGCGTCGGCGCGTTGAGCGTGGTCTGCAAGAGCGCCGACGAAGCCGCGCGCGTGGCGGGCCAACTGATGTCGGCGGTGCGCGCGAACTACAGCAATCCGCCGACGCACGGCGCGCGCCTCGTCGCCAACGTGCTCGCCGATGCGACGCTGCGCGCGTCGTGGGAAGCCGAGCTCGGCGCGATGCGCGAGCGCATTCTGGCGATGCGCAAGGTGATCCACGCGGGGCTCGACGGACGCGTCGATGAAGTGATGCGCGCGCGCTATGTCGCGCAGCGCGGCATGTTCACCTACACGGGCCTGTCCGAAAGCCAGGTCGAGCGTCTGCGCAACGAATACGCGGTGTATGTGTTGCGCTCGGGTCGCATGTGCGTCGCCGGG